The Cyanobacteria bacterium QS_8_64_29 genomic sequence TTGGCCGGACGAAACAGCCGCGAGTGCGCCAGGCGAAAGCCTTTGGCCCGCTTGAGAACCTTTTTGTGGCGCTTGCGGGCCACGTTGCCGCGTTTGACCCTTGTCATAGCTCTTCCTCAAATGCTGCGTTGCCGGGCTGCCCCATTACTAGAGATAGGGCAGCAGCCGATGGACGTTGTCGCGATCGCGCTTCTTGACGAACGTTAGCTTGGCCAGCCGGCGCTTGCGCCCGACCGCTTTGTGCTGCAGCAAGTGGTTGCGATTGGACTGGCGGCGGCGGATTTTGCCCTTTCCAGTCTTGCGGAAGCGCTTGGCGGCTGACTTGCAAGTCTTTTGCTTGGGCATGGCCAACTCGGACTCGACGCAAACACCCATCCTAATGCGAAGCAGCCGGCAAACGCAAAAGCAGCAGCGCGCATCCCCCATGCCGGTTGGTCCGGCCGCGCCGCGGGCCGTTGCGCCGGTTCCGCTCAGGTCGGGCACACCTGAGGGGGCGCTAGCTCGCAAACCTCGCGAACGCTCAAATCGAAATTGAGCTGGTGGAGCACGTTAAGGGCGTTTTCGGCCGCGTAGCCCACCCCCAGGGGCGAGCGCGCATCCAGCTGCCCCAGAACGCGCTCGAGCTGGCTTTTGACATTAAGCGGCGTGCCCAGGGCTTGCAGGAGCTGCTCGCTCACGGGCGCCAAGAGCGCGTTGAGCTGCTGCTGGCGGATGGCAGCGGGCGCATCGGGAACGATCAGGGCATAGCGGTGCAGTAGGGCTGCCTCCCCGCAGGCGATTTCGTGCACGGCCTGCTCGATGAGGCGGTCCGTGACGTAATCCCGCAACAGGGGCTGTAGCGTCAAGCAGCCCGGCTCGCCAGTGGGGGCGGCCTCGGCGGCAACGTGCCGGATCCAGCACCGCCGCTCGAGCGACTCCATCCCCTCCAGCAGCCGTGCGAATCGCAGGTTCGACAGGATCTCGCCCTGCAGCTCGGTTAGGGCCACTGGCGCTCGGTTGATGGCCAACCAGTAGGCCAGTTCTTGCTCCAGCCGCGATAGCCGCTCGAAGTGCTGATCGAGCAGCGCTTTGATGTCACCAAAAATGAGGGTGCCCTCGGCCAAAAAG encodes the following:
- a CDS encoding 50S ribosomal protein L35, producing MPKQKTCKSAAKRFRKTGKGKIRRRQSNRNHLLQHKAVGRKRRLAKLTFVKKRDRDNVHRLLPYL